A portion of the Calothrix sp. 336/3 genome contains these proteins:
- the fraD gene encoding septal junction protein FraD, with protein sequence MSRNMSLLDDLLAFAIIKDVWENLKKLLLPPKAFSWQTLIYLSLFSWLMSSFTTGFVKNLIALCGWLFLIAGTAWYTTDKPVMIPGTNMPIGALITGALVSVFAFGHGEQTTATTAKDFVTLPLRETTFVLWPTISALITAIPEFFEGSGTDVKQKIPKVEVRQKVLVLVACSMVLSCWLQLYFLVNNWLEKYPSLQTDSFQKTYVLRGGIKESIPRNGVEILEKLQPLIEEEISQQPWSEVEQWLLDAKQRVASLGRNVIEVNLRKYEEKAFWRTEPRISNVKAGYKLDLLSIWSGPSANPVGYYVRKSCTIDPIAKSKTGRVEDKGTLAEIECARINQFKREAPPPQQ encoded by the coding sequence ATGAGTCGTAATATGAGCCTGCTAGATGATTTGCTAGCATTTGCCATTATTAAGGATGTTTGGGAAAATCTCAAAAAACTATTGTTGCCACCGAAGGCTTTTTCTTGGCAAACTTTAATTTATTTGAGTTTATTTTCCTGGTTAATGTCCTCCTTCACCACAGGTTTTGTGAAAAACTTAATTGCCCTATGTGGTTGGCTATTTTTAATAGCGGGAACTGCTTGGTACACGACGGATAAACCAGTCATGATTCCCGGTACAAATATGCCAATTGGAGCGCTGATTACAGGTGCATTAGTTAGCGTTTTTGCCTTTGGTCATGGAGAACAAACGACGGCAACTACAGCTAAAGATTTTGTGACTCTCCCATTAAGAGAAACAACTTTTGTTTTATGGCCCACCATTTCGGCATTAATTACCGCAATTCCAGAATTTTTTGAAGGTAGTGGTACAGATGTTAAGCAAAAAATACCCAAAGTTGAAGTGAGGCAAAAAGTACTAGTACTAGTTGCTTGCTCCATGGTATTAAGTTGCTGGCTACAGTTATATTTTCTGGTGAATAATTGGTTAGAAAAATATCCGAGTTTGCAAACAGATTCATTCCAAAAAACCTATGTTTTGCGCGGTGGTATCAAAGAATCTATTCCACGTAATGGCGTAGAAATTTTGGAGAAATTACAACCACTAATAGAAGAAGAAATTTCACAACAACCTTGGTCAGAAGTAGAACAGTGGTTATTGGATGCCAAACAACGGGTTGCCAGTCTTGGAAGAAATGTGATTGAAGTAAATCTGCGAAAATATGAAGAAAAAGCTTTTTGGCGGACAGAACCACGTATCTCTAATGTCAAAGCTGGTTATAAACTAGATTTGTTAAGTATTTGGAGTGGTCCAAGTGCCAATCCTGTCGGTTACTATGTGAGAAAATCCTGTACTATTGACCCGATTGCTAAGTCAAAAACTGGTCGAGTGGAAGACAAAGGGACTTTAGCAGAAATAGAGTGCGCTCGTATCAATCAATTTAAAAGAGAAGCACCACCACCACAGCAATAA
- a CDS encoding CO2 hydration protein yields the protein MVQTPDKPATKLPPSTHEFAEVIHRLEAGGSMLPDTPENLMQIIGIYKAYAVPMDFYWRDLLYIAEQVFLDPFPFFKYFISQEYLDRHNHYAGDDADLRIWRGGASAHPELLEFMEKGETGKMPKLWHHLFHDRVNMEFAEACMRAMLWHRHMYAPVNQFDAYLDSEEYRVNADRAIKAYFKGNPVMLGLYKLFPDMFLEQCRQMSYYANLGLFWEVMAPVFFEMSDIYDEGGFKGVPDAMNFLVNGIFAIAGRPIYHHVYIRGECYEIIPKSKGFTWLYEAALPYVEAVFYRTAPFRGTKSYNAQAGQVPDDQKDFHYGILYADVFPVGTAGIPPTLLMQDMLHFLPQYLIDYYRQYCRGEDDMLIQLGITFQRSMYNVTSAVIQALRTALLYPLDDPNPRHLQANREFFEAQLNRFCREEYGMRNAARLRDVQRQDYR from the coding sequence ATGGTACAAACCCCTGATAAACCCGCTACCAAACTTCCTCCTTCTACCCATGAATTTGCGGAGGTCATTCATCGCTTAGAAGCTGGTGGTTCAATGTTGCCAGATACACCAGAAAACCTGATGCAAATTATCGGTATATATAAGGCTTATGCCGTACCGATGGATTTCTACTGGCGGGATTTGTTGTATATTGCCGAACAGGTATTTTTAGACCCTTTTCCCTTCTTTAAATATTTCATCTCCCAGGAATACTTGGACAGACACAACCACTATGCTGGTGATGATGCTGATTTGCGAATTTGGCGTGGTGGGGCATCCGCACACCCGGAGCTCCTAGAGTTTATGGAAAAGGGCGAAACGGGAAAAATGCCGAAACTCTGGCATCACCTGTTCCACGATCGCGTCAATATGGAGTTTGCTGAAGCTTGTATGCGAGCAATGTTATGGCATCGCCATATGTACGCACCAGTGAATCAGTTTGACGCTTATTTGGACAGTGAAGAGTATCGAGTCAACGCCGATAGAGCTATCAAGGCATACTTTAAAGGCAATCCTGTGATGTTGGGATTGTATAAATTATTTCCTGATATGTTCCTGGAACAGTGCCGTCAAATGTCCTACTATGCCAACCTCGGTTTATTCTGGGAAGTCATGGCTCCGGTATTCTTTGAAATGTCGGATATCTATGATGAGGGTGGTTTCAAGGGTGTACCCGATGCGATGAATTTTTTGGTGAATGGCATTTTTGCGATCGCTGGTCGTCCGATTTACCACCATGTCTATATTCGGGGTGAATGTTACGAGATTATCCCTAAATCTAAAGGTTTTACCTGGTTATACGAGGCAGCTTTACCCTATGTGGAAGCTGTATTTTATCGCACAGCGCCTTTCCGGGGAACAAAATCCTATAATGCCCAAGCGGGACAAGTACCCGATGACCAGAAAGACTTTCATTATGGGATTCTCTACGCGGATGTCTTTCCCGTGGGGACTGCGGGTATTCCTCCCACATTGTTAATGCAGGATATGTTACACTTCTTGCCTCAGTATTTGATTGATTACTATCGTCAATACTGCCGAGGTGAGGATGATATGTTGATTCAGTTAGGAATTACTTTCCAACGGTCAATGTATAATGTGACATCTGCGGTTATCCAAGCTTTGCGTACAGCTTTGTTATATCCCCTAGATGACCCCAATCCTAGACATTTACAGGCAAATCGAGAGTTCTTTGAAGCTCAGTTGAATCGCTTTTGCCGTGAGGAATATGGAATGCGGAATGCTGCTCGTTTGCGGGATGTGCAACGGCAGGATTATCGATAA
- a CDS encoding NAD(P)H-quinone oxidoreductase subunit F gives MAQFLLETVWLVPCYALIGGLLALPWSPGIIRRTGPRPAGYVNLVMTFLAVLHSALALIYIWNQPARELFIPWLSTAGLNLTIEIEISSVSIGAMLVICSLNFLAQIYAIGYMEMDWGWGRFYSLLGLFEAGLCALALCNNLFFSYAILEFLTLGTYLLVGLWFSQPLVVTGARDAFLTKRIGDLFLLMGVLAIFPLTGTWNYTEIAEWATTAKVDPTLITLVGLGLIAGPMGKCAQFPLHLWLDEAMEGPIPSTILRNSVVVASGAWVLIKLQPIFSLSPLVSTVMVGIGVLTAVGGSLIAIAQIDIKRCLSYSVSTYMGLVFIAVGTQQDEAALLLVLTHALSAALLVMSTGTVIWNSITQNVTQLGGLWSRRPISGIAYITGTLGLIGFPPLGSFWALLKLADGLWATKPWLVGIIITVNALTAFSLTREFCLIFGGKAKQMSERSPEVGWQMVLPMVILFAFNLHLPLVLQTMSLLPSWAELNKDIALLLIWSSVFGCSLSGIIYLSNIPKPIRLPIPALQNLFAYDFYTPKLYRMSVVLSVDLISKLADILDRFVVDGIVNLVGLASIGGGEGLKYSTNGQTQFYAFTVLLGVGMLGMAVTWQYWGDQFLSLIF, from the coding sequence ATGGCTCAGTTTCTGCTGGAGACTGTTTGGTTGGTGCCTTGTTATGCTTTGATTGGTGGACTTTTAGCCCTACCTTGGTCACCAGGAATTATTCGACGTACAGGTCCACGACCTGCTGGTTACGTCAATCTGGTGATGACATTTCTGGCAGTGCTACATAGTGCTTTAGCTTTAATATATATTTGGAATCAGCCAGCACGGGAGTTATTTATTCCTTGGCTTTCCACTGCGGGGTTAAATCTCACCATTGAGATTGAAATATCTTCCGTAAGTATTGGTGCCATGTTAGTAATTTGCAGCTTGAATTTTCTCGCGCAAATTTACGCTATTGGTTACATGGAAATGGATTGGGGATGGGGGCGCTTTTATTCTTTATTAGGATTATTTGAAGCCGGATTATGTGCCCTAGCTCTATGCAATAACTTATTCTTTAGTTATGCAATATTGGAATTTCTGACCCTAGGAACGTACCTATTAGTAGGTTTATGGTTTAGTCAACCCTTGGTTGTTACAGGTGCAAGGGATGCTTTCTTAACCAAACGGATAGGTGACTTGTTCCTCCTGATGGGGGTATTAGCAATTTTCCCCCTGACTGGTACATGGAACTATACAGAAATTGCCGAATGGGCAACCACTGCTAAAGTGGATCCGACATTAATTACTTTAGTGGGTTTAGGATTAATTGCTGGTCCAATGGGTAAATGTGCCCAATTTCCCCTGCATCTATGGTTAGATGAGGCAATGGAAGGTCCCATACCCAGTACAATTTTGCGGAACTCCGTGGTAGTTGCCAGTGGTGCGTGGGTATTAATTAAGTTACAACCAATATTTAGCCTTTCACCACTTGTTTCCACTGTGATGGTGGGAATTGGAGTATTGACAGCTGTTGGAGGTTCCTTAATCGCGATCGCGCAGATTGATATCAAACGTTGTCTTTCCTACTCCGTAAGTACTTACATGGGCTTAGTATTTATTGCTGTAGGTACACAACAGGATGAAGCTGCACTCTTGTTGGTACTTACCCATGCTTTAAGTGCTGCACTCTTAGTTATGAGTACTGGTACAGTTATCTGGAACAGCATCACCCAAAATGTCACCCAATTAGGTGGATTATGGTCACGTCGTCCCATATCTGGTATTGCTTATATTACGGGGACATTAGGGTTAATTGGTTTTCCCCCCCTAGGCAGTTTCTGGGCATTATTAAAACTAGCGGATGGGCTATGGGCAACTAAACCGTGGCTAGTAGGAATTATTATTACCGTTAATGCCTTAACAGCTTTCAGTTTAACTAGAGAATTTTGCTTAATTTTTGGTGGCAAAGCTAAGCAAATGAGTGAGCGTTCACCAGAAGTGGGTTGGCAAATGGTATTACCAATGGTCATTTTATTTGCCTTTAATCTTCACTTACCTCTGGTTTTACAAACTATGTCTTTACTCCCTAGCTGGGCAGAATTAAACAAAGATATTGCACTGTTATTAATTTGGTCAAGTGTGTTTGGATGTAGCCTCAGTGGCATTATTTACTTGAGTAATATACCCAAACCTATACGCTTACCAATACCAGCTTTGCAAAATCTCTTTGCCTATGACTTCTACACACCAAAACTCTATCGGATGAGTGTTGTTCTGAGTGTGGATTTAATTTCCAAACTCGCCGATATTCTCGATCGCTTTGTAGTAGATGGGATTGTCAACTTAGTTGGTTTAGCTTCCATTGGTGGAGGTGAAGGTTTGAAATATAGCACCAATGGACAAACTCAATTCTATGCTTTCACTGTTTTGTTGGGCGTGGGAATGTTAGGGATGGCAGTGACTTGGCAATACTGGGGTGACCAGTTTTTAAGTCTGATTTTTTAG
- a CDS encoding ABC transporter permease, which produces MNITRISVISQNVLREMVRDRILFLIGFYAFILAIALYVLPKFAAASEDKMFLDFGLAVMQILGLIIAIFVGTGLINKEIEKRTLLVFLAKPMSRSEFIVGKFLGLCSVITTLVVAMTAIYIGFLQLGKIEYFPLSIIICSLFLCLQLFLIAAFAITFGVFTSSLLAAPLTLVVYLMGNITQEIFKLGQLAEQNPDFERLTKAIYLILPDFSRLDLKNDAVYGLAALPNTNTLISNAGYGLLYIGALLAIAILIFSRKEF; this is translated from the coding sequence ATGAATATCACTAGAATTTCAGTTATTAGCCAAAACGTTCTTCGGGAAATGGTGCGCGATCGCATTCTGTTTCTCATTGGCTTTTATGCTTTTATCTTGGCGATCGCTCTTTACGTTTTACCCAAGTTTGCTGCTGCTAGCGAAGACAAAATGTTTCTAGATTTTGGTCTGGCAGTGATGCAGATTTTAGGCTTGATTATAGCGATATTTGTTGGTACCGGATTAATTAATAAGGAAATTGAGAAGCGGACTTTACTAGTCTTCCTCGCTAAACCTATGAGCCGAAGTGAATTTATTGTCGGCAAATTTTTAGGTTTATGTAGTGTCATCACTACCTTAGTGGTAGCAATGACTGCGATTTATATCGGATTTTTACAACTGGGAAAAATTGAATACTTTCCCTTAAGTATTATTATTTGCAGTTTATTTCTTTGCTTGCAATTATTTTTGATTGCAGCCTTTGCGATTACCTTTGGTGTTTTTACTAGTTCCTTACTAGCAGCACCTTTAACATTAGTAGTTTATTTGATGGGAAACATTACCCAGGAAATATTTAAACTTGGTCAGTTGGCAGAACAAAATCCCGATTTTGAACGTTTAACTAAAGCCATATATCTAATTTTACCAGACTTTTCACGGTTAGATTTAAAAAATGATGCTGTCTACGGTTTAGCCGCTTTACCTAACACAAATACTTTAATTAGTAATGCTGGCTATGGTTTACTTTATATTGGTGCATTATTGGCGATCGCCATCTTGATTTTCTCCCGCAAAGAATTCTAG
- the truB gene encoding tRNA pseudouridine(55) synthase TruB, producing the protein MHGFLNLHKPFGWTSHDCVAKTRKLLHLKRVGHAGTLDPAATGVLPIALGKATRLLQYLPGEKAYTATIRFGIRTATDDMEGEIIAQQPVINLSLATVKTALTQFCGKITQIPPSYSAIQVQGKRLYDLARQGEIVEAPARVVEVSDIQVLDWREGEYPELDVAISCGTGTYIRAIARDLGQVLTVGGTLAKLQRTSSSGFHLAESLTFSELETQLQTATFHPLLADQPLQHLPLITLPSINAKKWCQGQRVAITESELDTNQHLRVYAENGQFLGIGKSDSQLLIPQMVFESFES; encoded by the coding sequence ATGCACGGCTTTCTCAATCTTCACAAACCTTTTGGCTGGACTTCCCATGACTGTGTTGCCAAAACCCGTAAACTACTTCATCTTAAGCGTGTGGGACACGCAGGAACCCTAGATCCCGCAGCAACCGGAGTATTACCCATTGCCCTCGGTAAGGCAACAAGACTATTACAATACCTACCAGGAGAAAAAGCTTATACAGCAACTATTCGTTTTGGCATACGTACAGCAACTGATGACATGGAAGGAGAAATTATTGCTCAACAACCTGTTATTAATTTATCCCTAGCAACGGTAAAAACCGCCTTAACTCAATTCTGTGGCAAAATCACCCAAATTCCCCCCAGCTATAGCGCAATTCAAGTTCAGGGGAAACGTTTGTATGATTTGGCACGTCAAGGAGAAATCGTTGAAGCCCCTGCTAGGGTTGTAGAAGTATCAGATATTCAAGTATTAGACTGGCGAGAGGGAGAATATCCAGAATTAGATGTGGCAATTAGTTGTGGAACAGGGACATATATTCGGGCGATCGCCCGCGATTTAGGTCAAGTCCTCACAGTTGGTGGTACCCTCGCCAAATTACAACGGACATCTAGTAGTGGTTTTCATCTGGCAGAAAGTTTGACATTCTCAGAATTAGAAACCCAACTACAAACAGCAACCTTTCATCCCCTCCTTGCTGATCAACCCCTCCAACATCTTCCCCTGATAACCCTACCCTCAATCAACGCCAAAAAATGGTGCCAAGGACAACGGGTTGCCATCACAGAATCAGAATTAGATACCAACCAGCACCTCAGAGTCTACGCAGAAAATGGTCAGTTTCTGGGAATTGGGAAATCTGACAGTCAATTACTAATACCCCAAATGGTATTTGAAAGTTTCGAGTCATGA
- a CDS encoding NADP-dependent isocitrate dehydrogenase, translating to MYDKITPPSTGDKITFKNGEPQVPDHPIIPFIRGDGTGMDIWPATQKVLDAAVESAYQGKRKISWFKVYAGDEACDLYGTYQYLPQDTLTAIQEYGVAIKGPLTTPIGGGIRSLNVALRQIFDLYACVRPCRYYAGTPSPHKNPEKLDVIVYRENTEDIYLGIEWKQGSEIGNKLIKFLNEELIPATPEHGKKQIPLDAGIGIKPISKKGSQRLVRRAMKHALLLPKNKQMVTLVHKGNIMKYTEGAFRDWGYELATTEFRQECITERESWILANKEKNPSISLEENARMIDPGFDAMTPEKKEQIVKEVETVLKAIWDSHGNGKWKEKVMVNDRIADSIFQQIQTRPDEYSILATMNLNGDYLSDAAAAVVGGLGMGPGANIGDACAVFEATHGTAPKHAGLDRVNPGSVILSGVMMLEYMGWQEAADLIKKGLGSAIANQQVTYDLARLMEPPVEPLKCSEFAEAIIKSF from the coding sequence ATGTACGACAAAATTACTCCCCCCTCTACTGGAGACAAAATCACCTTCAAAAATGGTGAACCCCAAGTTCCTGACCATCCAATTATCCCCTTTATTCGTGGTGATGGTACGGGAATGGATATTTGGCCCGCCACCCAAAAGGTGTTAGATGCGGCTGTAGAATCAGCTTACCAAGGTAAACGTAAAATTAGTTGGTTTAAGGTTTACGCTGGGGATGAAGCCTGTGATTTATATGGAACTTATCAGTATTTACCCCAGGATACCCTCACCGCAATTCAAGAATATGGTGTAGCTATCAAGGGTCCTCTGACGACTCCCATTGGTGGCGGCATCCGCTCTTTAAACGTAGCTTTAAGGCAAATCTTTGATTTGTATGCCTGTGTGCGTCCCTGTCGTTATTATGCGGGTACTCCTTCCCCCCACAAAAATCCGGAAAAGTTAGATGTCATTGTATACCGTGAAAATACTGAGGACATTTACCTGGGAATTGAGTGGAAACAAGGTAGTGAAATTGGTAATAAACTGATTAAATTCCTCAATGAAGAACTGATTCCTGCCACCCCAGAGCATGGGAAAAAACAAATTCCCCTAGATGCAGGGATTGGGATTAAACCCATCAGTAAGAAGGGTTCCCAGCGTTTGGTGCGTCGAGCCATGAAACACGCTCTGCTATTGCCAAAAAATAAGCAGATGGTGACTTTGGTGCATAAGGGCAACATTATGAAATACACCGAAGGTGCTTTCCGCGACTGGGGTTACGAATTGGCAACTACAGAGTTTCGCCAGGAATGTATCACCGAGCGGGAATCTTGGATTTTAGCCAACAAGGAGAAAAATCCCAGTATTTCCTTAGAAGAAAATGCGCGGATGATTGACCCTGGTTTTGATGCCATGACTCCAGAGAAAAAGGAGCAAATTGTCAAGGAAGTGGAGACAGTTCTAAAAGCTATTTGGGATAGTCACGGGAATGGCAAATGGAAAGAGAAGGTGATGGTGAACGATCGCATTGCCGATAGTATTTTCCAACAAATTCAAACCCGTCCTGATGAATACTCCATTCTGGCAACAATGAACCTCAATGGTGATTACCTCTCCGATGCTGCTGCGGCGGTTGTTGGGGGCTTAGGGATGGGACCAGGGGCAAATATTGGCGATGCTTGCGCGGTATTTGAAGCTACCCACGGAACCGCTCCGAAACACGCCGGTTTAGATCGAGTCAATCCTGGTTCAGTGATTCTGTCAGGGGTGATGATGCTGGAATATATGGGTTGGCAAGAAGCCGCAGACCTAATTAAGAAAGGTTTGGGAAGCGCGATCGCCAATCAGCAAGTCACCTATGATTTAGCTCGGTTAATGGAGCCACCGGTAGAACCATTAAAATGTTCTGAGTTCGCTGAGGCAATTATTAAGTCTTTTTAG
- a CDS encoding ion channel, giving the protein MKQRLRSLYQLSRRPRSIRIANQDGKMQAEGYGNWHSYLRDPYHLMLVIPWSGFILVVGIVYVFINIIFALMYLAGGDCLQGGRVGSFEDAFFFSVHTFASIGYGVIAPKTTYANFIVLLEAISSLLSIAVVTGLSFARFSKPHARVTFSQYAVITSHHGIPTLMFRAANQRRNLILEAQLRVYLLQDEITPEGEYYYRIYDLQLQRSRSPSFALTWTAMHPITEESPLYAATPESLSKKHAQIIISLTGTDETVAYTINLRHVYSANEVLFNHRLMDIIYKSPNGDRYFEYTNFHKVIPIHQEATGESDRNLGVS; this is encoded by the coding sequence ATGAAACAGAGATTACGTTCTCTATATCAATTATCTCGCCGTCCTCGCTCTATCCGCATTGCAAACCAAGATGGTAAAATGCAAGCGGAAGGCTATGGCAATTGGCATTCCTATTTACGCGACCCCTACCATTTAATGCTAGTTATTCCCTGGAGTGGGTTTATTTTGGTAGTGGGAATAGTGTATGTTTTTATTAATATTATATTCGCATTAATGTATTTAGCTGGGGGAGATTGTTTACAGGGGGGACGTGTTGGTTCCTTTGAGGATGCTTTCTTTTTCAGTGTCCATACTTTTGCTTCTATTGGTTATGGCGTAATTGCCCCGAAAACAACCTACGCTAATTTTATTGTTTTACTAGAAGCTATTTCCAGCTTATTATCTATTGCTGTTGTTACAGGACTATCCTTTGCCCGCTTTTCTAAACCCCATGCAAGGGTCACTTTTAGTCAATATGCGGTAATTACTAGCCATCATGGTATTCCCACATTAATGTTTCGGGCTGCCAATCAACGCCGTAATTTAATTTTAGAAGCACAATTACGAGTCTATTTGCTCCAGGATGAAATCACTCCCGAAGGAGAATATTATTATCGCATTTATGATTTGCAATTACAGCGATCGCGCTCCCCCAGTTTTGCTCTGACATGGACAGCAATGCATCCCATCACAGAAGAGAGTCCCCTCTATGCAGCTACCCCAGAGTCCTTAAGCAAAAAACACGCCCAAATCATTATTTCCCTGACTGGTACTGATGAAACTGTCGCTTATACAATCAACCTGCGACACGTTTATAGTGCCAATGAAGTCTTATTCAATCACCGTTTAATGGATATTATCTACAAGTCACCCAACGGCGATCGCTACTTTGAATATACCAATTTCCATAAAGTTATTCCTATTCACCAAGAAGCAACAGGTGAGTCAGATAGAAATTTGGGAGTTAGTTAA
- a CDS encoding NADH-quinone oxidoreductase subunit M, protein MLSVLIWLPIAASLIIALFPRNLPANRVRLGALFFSGITLLWNLFLLLKFDTHYSGMQLEEYLPWNETLGLSYMLGVDGLSILMLILNSLLTWIAIYSSSQQTERPRLFYSLVLLVSGGVAGAFLSENLLLFFLFYELELIPFYLLISIWGGERRSYAGIKFLIYTAVSGALILASFLGIVWLTGAGSFNYNAISTQTLSAGLQLILLSGIILGFGIKIPLIPLHTWLPDAYVEASAPIAILLGGVLAKLGTYGLLRFGMVLFPETWSTVAPTLAIWGSISAIYGAVVAIAQKDIKRMVAYSSIGHMGYILLAAAASTALSMVGAVAQMFSHGIILAILFHLVGVVEAKVGTRELDQLNGLMSPIRGLPLISALLVLSGMASAGIPGMTGFIAEFIVFQGSFSVFPIPTLLCVVATGLTAVYFVILLNRTCFGRLDNNQAYYPKVMWSEKMPAFILAALIIFLGIQPVWLVKWTETTTTAMVATVPPIEKVVTPQLALK, encoded by the coding sequence ATGCTTAGTGTTCTCATTTGGCTACCAATTGCCGCATCACTTATCATAGCTTTATTCCCACGAAACTTACCAGCAAATCGTGTTCGCTTAGGAGCATTGTTCTTTTCAGGAATTACTCTACTCTGGAATTTATTTCTGCTACTGAAGTTTGATACTCATTACTCAGGAATGCAGTTAGAAGAGTATTTACCTTGGAATGAAACCCTAGGTTTAAGTTATATGTTGGGGGTAGATGGACTATCCATCTTGATGTTGATTTTAAATAGCCTACTCACCTGGATTGCGATTTATAGCAGCAGTCAACAAACAGAACGCCCCCGACTTTTCTACTCTTTGGTTTTGTTAGTTAGTGGTGGTGTCGCAGGAGCATTTTTATCCGAAAATCTCCTCCTCTTCTTCCTCTTTTACGAATTGGAATTAATTCCTTTTTACTTATTGATTTCCATTTGGGGAGGAGAAAGACGCAGCTATGCAGGGATTAAGTTCTTAATTTATACTGCCGTTTCTGGTGCTTTAATCCTGGCAAGTTTTCTGGGTATTGTGTGGTTAACTGGTGCTGGTAGCTTTAACTACAATGCAATTTCTACCCAAACCTTATCAGCAGGTTTACAGTTAATTCTGTTGAGTGGAATTATTCTGGGATTTGGCATCAAGATTCCTCTCATACCCTTGCATACTTGGCTCCCAGATGCCTATGTAGAAGCCTCAGCACCGATCGCCATTTTATTAGGTGGTGTCTTAGCTAAACTCGGAACCTATGGTTTGTTACGGTTTGGGATGGTGTTATTCCCGGAAACTTGGAGTACTGTCGCTCCTACCCTAGCCATTTGGGGTTCTATTAGTGCCATCTATGGTGCTGTGGTGGCGATCGCCCAAAAAGATATCAAGCGCATGGTTGCCTATAGTTCCATCGGTCACATGGGATACATCCTCCTGGCAGCTGCTGCGAGTACAGCTTTATCCATGGTTGGTGCAGTTGCTCAAATGTTTAGCCATGGAATTATCTTGGCTATTCTGTTCCACCTAGTAGGTGTGGTGGAAGCAAAGGTGGGAACCCGCGAACTCGATCAACTTAATGGTTTAATGAGTCCGATTCGTGGTTTACCTCTAATTAGTGCTTTGCTGGTTCTAAGTGGGATGGCAAGTGCCGGTATTCCAGGAATGACAGGTTTTATTGCGGAATTTATCGTCTTTCAAGGCAGTTTTTCAGTATTCCCCATTCCCACACTGCTGTGTGTTGTTGCCACCGGGTTAACTGCGGTTTATTTCGTCATTCTTCTGAACCGCACCTGTTTCGGCAGACTCGATAATAACCAGGCGTATTATCCCAAAGTTATGTGGTCAGAAAAAATGCCCGCGTTTATTTTGGCAGCCTTGATTATCTTCCTGGGAATTCAACCTGTTTGGCTAGTGAAATGGACAGAAACCACAACTACAGCCATGGTAGCGACAGTTCCACCGATTGAGAAAGTCGTGACTCCCCAATTAGCACTGAAGTAG
- the fraC gene encoding filament integrity protein FraC, whose product MFRLPPLPTFPTVFPLGVILFDFLFLLIAIAIEAYVLNNRLKFDKKTSTFYALAMNLFSSAIGWFAFFLAEPLLPIQLKSELISYIFFNRFQSNAVQGILILTAFIIFFSTFLVKFIFLKVLLISLSEFEKKPELDVQSVSSRRFSRRFRARIQNTNLATTTLIANSLSYSAIVLVILLRAVNL is encoded by the coding sequence ATGTTTAGATTACCTCCCCTTCCCACCTTTCCCACAGTTTTCCCCCTAGGGGTAATTCTCTTTGATTTTTTATTTTTACTGATAGCGATCGCCATAGAAGCGTATGTTCTGAATAATCGACTGAAGTTCGACAAAAAAACTTCCACGTTTTACGCCCTGGCGATGAATCTCTTTTCTAGTGCTATTGGTTGGTTCGCATTCTTCCTCGCAGAACCTCTTTTACCCATCCAACTCAAATCGGAATTAATTAGTTATATTTTCTTCAATCGTTTCCAATCTAATGCAGTTCAAGGTATTCTCATTCTCACAGCATTTATTATTTTCTTTAGTACATTTTTGGTTAAATTTATCTTTTTGAAAGTTCTTTTAATTTCTCTGAGCGAATTTGAGAAAAAACCAGAGCTTGATGTGCAATCCGTATCATCGAGAAGATTCTCTCGACGTTTTCGAGCCAGAATTCAAAATACTAACTTAGCTACTACTACCTTGATTGCTAACTCCCTCAGCTATAGCGCTATCGTGCTAGTAATCCTACTCCGTGCTGTTAACTTATAG